The following proteins come from a genomic window of Falsibacillus albus:
- a CDS encoding PhzF family phenazine biosynthesis protein: MQVYQYDAFSNTPNKGNPAGVVFRADGLSEKEMQETANKAGFNETAFLLKSENADLRIRYFSPGTEMDLCGHATVASIYALFARNEFAEQKSILIETKAGILPIYIQALPGGDVQITMQQATPDFREFNGSLSELAASIGLTKEDIDDQLPVLYGSTGTWTLLIPIKSLEAFKKMEPKNQLFPSILKEMPRASVHPFCLDAYDASADMHGRHFSSAYSGVVEDPVTGTASGVMGAYYAQFVKPQRKDQLEIVVEQGDEMNKDGRVMVRVINKDEQYEVEISGSAVYVGEKHISLDGKKA; the protein is encoded by the coding sequence ATACAAGTTTATCAATATGATGCGTTCAGCAATACACCTAATAAGGGAAATCCAGCAGGGGTCGTATTCAGGGCGGATGGATTATCAGAAAAGGAAATGCAGGAAACAGCAAATAAAGCAGGATTCAACGAAACTGCATTTCTCCTGAAATCGGAAAATGCTGATCTCCGGATCCGATATTTTTCTCCCGGCACTGAAATGGATTTGTGCGGACATGCGACAGTTGCTTCCATTTATGCGTTATTCGCTAGAAACGAATTTGCAGAGCAAAAGAGTATATTAATTGAAACAAAAGCGGGAATCCTGCCTATTTACATACAAGCTTTACCGGGAGGCGATGTTCAAATCACGATGCAGCAAGCAACGCCTGATTTCAGGGAATTCAATGGATCATTGTCTGAGTTGGCTGCATCCATTGGATTAACAAAGGAAGATATCGATGATCAATTACCTGTTTTATATGGAAGTACAGGAACTTGGACGCTGCTGATTCCGATAAAATCGCTCGAAGCTTTTAAAAAAATGGAACCAAAGAATCAACTTTTCCCATCAATCTTAAAGGAAATGCCCCGTGCCTCTGTCCATCCATTTTGTTTGGATGCTTATGACGCAAGTGCAGACATGCATGGAAGGCATTTTTCTTCTGCCTACTCAGGCGTCGTAGAAGATCCCGTCACTGGAACAGCTTCAGGTGTGATGGGGGCCTATTATGCACAGTTTGTTAAGCCTCAAAGGAAAGATCAGCTAGAAATAGTGGTTGAACAAGGAGACGAAATGAATAAAGATGGCCGTGTTATGGTGAGAGTCATAAATAAGGATGAGCAATATGAAGTGGAGATTTCTGGAAGTGCTGTATATGTGGGAGAAAAGCACATCAGCTTGGATGGAAAAAAAGCATGA
- a CDS encoding GNAT family N-acetyltransferase, protein MSNIQMVKEVNAKDKGHIHDMLYQFNLKHFPEDLRGRYEEINIFLKGDDGAVLGGILGEICWNWLEIHTLILEEEMRKHGFGTKLLVAIEQVAKEKECNFIKVDTLSFQALDFYQKNGYEVYGTLDGVGRDFQHYYLKKDL, encoded by the coding sequence ATGTCGAATATACAGATGGTTAAAGAGGTCAATGCAAAGGATAAGGGGCATATCCATGACATGCTTTATCAATTCAATTTAAAACACTTTCCAGAAGACTTAAGAGGAAGATATGAGGAAATCAATATATTTTTAAAAGGCGATGATGGAGCGGTCCTGGGTGGAATCCTTGGAGAGATTTGCTGGAACTGGCTTGAAATCCATACGCTCATACTCGAAGAGGAAATGAGAAAGCATGGTTTTGGCACCAAGCTATTAGTGGCGATCGAACAAGTGGCCAAAGAGAAGGAGTGCAATTTCATCAAGGTGGATACCCTAAGCTTTCAGGCTCTGGACTTCTATCAAAAGAATGGATATGAAGTGTATGGCACCTTGGATGGAGTAGGCAGGGATTTTCAACATTATTATTTAAAAAAAGATTTGTAA